From the genome of Mycetocola spongiae, one region includes:
- a CDS encoding DUF2207 family protein: MSVREFRPRRPPMHRVAAAAALAAGAVLLGALPAAAAPAPGEPAAAAAPRLGVEDFEFASFSGEYRLGRDSAGHSTLAATETFVADFPEYDQNRGIVRMMPRGYLGVNLQTRIESVTDAQGAPVPYEVDTSESDKIILSLGGDDYVHGLQTYRISYTQADVTRYFDNTDTDEFYRDSIGVQLRQDVRDARMSIIVEPELIPALNGEAACYRGVQDSRDRCEFSREDGPEGAVFASAPQVLTPGQNITMAVGFRPETFTPGEVAAERPVFTWLPAGIAGTGVLAVVGASTARRRPTRGLVGDGIVVAQYSPPPGVDLAVSAQLIGASTRFPQAGMIDLAVRGNIRIVDISTKPGKNKFELEYLHDRGVDAPLAALLRGLFGKKPAPGKRRAIKEPSKRLTQAVEKIAANARSDAREQGLTVRVGLPRAGLWILLGLALTIGSVIVMMRASGEMAGNGWVYGGLMLTILTLVIIAVLAVPRDVLTVEGHRTREYLEGMKLYLSVAESERLRILQSPAGAERIEVAGPIDPVRVLHLYESLLPLAVLWRVEKQWGGVLAQYYVTESVEPYWYGGNSAFNAAVFGATLGSFGTSATSAASWSPPSSSGGGGAGGGGFSGGGSGGGGVGGR; this comes from the coding sequence ATGAGCGTTCGAGAGTTTCGTCCCCGCAGGCCCCCGATGCATCGGGTGGCGGCAGCCGCGGCCCTGGCCGCGGGGGCCGTCCTCCTCGGGGCGCTGCCCGCGGCGGCGGCGCCCGCCCCGGGGGAGCCCGCCGCGGCGGCCGCGCCCCGGCTCGGGGTGGAGGATTTTGAGTTTGCCTCGTTTAGCGGCGAATATCGCCTCGGCCGCGATTCCGCGGGCCACTCCACGCTGGCCGCCACCGAGACCTTCGTGGCTGATTTTCCCGAATACGATCAAAATCGCGGCATCGTGCGGATGATGCCGCGCGGCTATCTCGGGGTGAACCTGCAGACCCGGATCGAATCGGTCACCGATGCCCAGGGCGCCCCCGTACCCTATGAGGTGGATACCTCCGAGAGCGATAAAATCATCCTCTCGCTCGGCGGCGATGATTATGTGCACGGTCTTCAGACCTATCGCATCTCCTATACCCAGGCGGATGTCACCCGCTATTTTGACAATACCGATACCGATGAGTTCTATCGGGACTCGATCGGCGTGCAGCTGCGCCAGGACGTGCGCGATGCGCGGATGAGCATCATCGTGGAGCCCGAGCTGATCCCCGCGCTTAACGGTGAGGCCGCGTGCTATCGGGGCGTCCAAGACTCCCGCGATCGCTGCGAGTTCTCCCGCGAGGACGGGCCCGAGGGAGCCGTATTCGCGAGCGCTCCGCAGGTGCTGACCCCGGGACAAAACATCACAATGGCGGTGGGCTTCCGTCCCGAGACATTTACCCCAGGCGAGGTCGCGGCGGAGCGCCCCGTATTTACCTGGCTGCCCGCGGGCATTGCCGGCACGGGAGTGCTTGCCGTGGTGGGCGCGAGTACCGCGCGCCGCCGCCCGACCCGCGGCCTGGTCGGCGACGGGATCGTGGTGGCCCAGTACTCGCCGCCGCCGGGCGTGGACCTGGCGGTGAGCGCCCAGCTCATCGGTGCGAGCACGCGCTTTCCCCAGGCCGGCATGATCGATCTTGCGGTGCGCGGCAATATTCGGATCGTGGATATTTCCACCAAACCCGGAAAAAATAAATTTGAGCTGGAATATCTCCACGATCGGGGTGTGGATGCGCCCCTGGCCGCCCTGCTGCGCGGGCTCTTTGGGAAAAAGCCCGCTCCCGGCAAGCGGCGGGCGATTAAGGAACCCAGCAAGCGCCTGACCCAGGCCGTGGAGAAGATCGCCGCGAATGCCCGCTCCGATGCCCGCGAACAGGGCCTCACCGTGCGGGTGGGGCTTCCCCGCGCGGGGCTGTGGATCCTGCTGGGTCTTGCCCTCACGATCGGCAGTGTGATCGTGATGATGCGCGCCTCGGGCGAGATGGCCGGCAACGGCTGGGTTTATGGCGGGCTTATGCTCACCATCCTCACGCTGGTGATCATCGCGGTGCTGGCCGTGCCCCGCGATGTGCTCACGGTGGAGGGACACCGCACCCGCGAATATCTGGAGGGCATGAAGCTTTATCTCAGCGTCGCGGAGAGCGAGCGCCTGCGCATTCTGCAATCCCCCGCGGGGGCCGAGCGGATCGAGGTGGCCGGCCCGATAGACCCGGTGCGCGTCCTGCACCTCTACGAGTCGCTGCTTCCGCTCGCGGTGCTCTGGCGGGTCGAGAAACAGTGGGGTGGAGTGCTTGCCCAGTATTACGTCACCGAATCGGTGGAACCCTATTGGTATGGCGGCAACTCCGCGTTTAACGCCGCGGTATTTGGCGCGACCCTCGGCAGCTTTGGTACCTCGGCCACCTCGGCCGCATCCTGGTCCCCGCCGAGCAGCAGCGGCGGTGGCGGCGCGGGCGGTGGCGGGTTCTCGGGCGGTGGTTCCGGGGGCGGCGGGGTCGGCGGCCGCTAG
- a CDS encoding amino acid ABC transporter ATP-binding protein, whose product MSTPTPAGDIVLRVKNVVKSFGETTVLRGVDLEVARHEVVVLIGASGSGKSTLLKTINLLERIDDGQIFLQEQDISDPRVKVDAVRARIGVVFQHYNLFPHLNVLDNVTLAARKVQGVPRAAAEARGMELLERIGLAAKAKDFPDRLSGGQQQRVAIVRAISTNPELLLLDEITSALDPQLVGEVLDLVQDLKRAGSTIVMATHEMSFARRVADRVIFLEHGRIVEQGPPEQIFDAPQQEATRVFLSRLNAG is encoded by the coding sequence TTGAGTACCCCGACCCCCGCGGGCGATATTGTCCTGCGCGTAAAAAACGTGGTGAAAAGCTTCGGCGAGACCACGGTGTTGCGCGGAGTGGATCTGGAGGTGGCCCGGCACGAGGTGGTGGTGCTGATTGGCGCGAGCGGTTCGGGCAAGTCCACGCTGCTCAAAACCATCAACCTGCTGGAGCGCATCGACGACGGCCAGATTTTTCTGCAGGAGCAGGATATCTCCGATCCCCGCGTGAAGGTGGATGCCGTGCGCGCCCGCATCGGCGTGGTTTTTCAGCACTATAACCTGTTCCCGCACCTGAACGTGCTGGATAACGTGACCCTGGCCGCGCGCAAGGTTCAGGGTGTCCCGCGCGCCGCCGCGGAGGCCCGCGGCATGGAGCTGTTGGAACGGATCGGCCTGGCCGCGAAGGCCAAGGATTTCCCCGATCGCCTCTCGGGTGGGCAGCAGCAGCGCGTCGCGATTGTGCGCGCGATCTCCACCAACCCGGAGCTCCTGCTCCTGGACGAGATCACCAGCGCCCTGGACCCGCAGCTGGTGGGGGAGGTGCTGGACCTCGTGCAGGATCTGAAGCGCGCGGGCAGCACCATCGTGATGGCCACCCATGAGATGTCCTTCGCCCGGCGCGTGGCCGATCGGGTGATTTTCCTGGAGCACGGCCGCATCGTGGAGCAGGGTCCGCCCGAGCAGATCTTTGATGCCCCGCAGCAGGAGGCCACCCGCGTGTTCCTCTCCCGGTTAAACGCGGGTTAG
- a CDS encoding aldo/keto reductase produces the protein MTRYPVIPLNDGHQLPSIGFGTYPLTGEEGAAAVASALRTGYRLIDTAVNYENEEAVGRGLRESGIARGEVTVTTKLPGRDHGYDNTLRSFEGSLERLGLDHIDLYLIHWPNPSVNKYADSWRAMVELRDQGRVGSIGVSNFTEEFLTRLLAETGVFPAVNQVELHPYFPQKSLLEFHREHGIATEAWSPLGKRAAPYNEPVVVEIAAAHGVTPAQVVLRWHLERGVVPLPKSASPERQAENFDVLGFSLERSEIDAITALGRIDGRLFGGDPNTHEEM, from the coding sequence ATGACTCGATATCCGGTAATTCCCCTGAACGACGGCCATCAGCTCCCCAGCATTGGGTTTGGAACCTATCCGCTCACGGGCGAGGAGGGCGCCGCCGCGGTGGCCTCCGCGCTGCGCACAGGCTATCGGCTGATCGATACCGCGGTGAATTATGAGAACGAGGAGGCGGTGGGTCGCGGGCTGCGCGAGTCCGGCATCGCCCGCGGCGAGGTCACCGTGACCACCAAGCTGCCCGGCCGCGATCACGGCTATGACAACACGCTGCGCTCCTTCGAGGGATCGCTCGAGCGCCTCGGCCTGGACCATATCGACCTCTACCTGATCCACTGGCCCAATCCGAGCGTGAATAAATATGCCGATTCCTGGCGGGCCATGGTGGAGCTGCGCGATCAGGGCCGCGTGGGCTCGATCGGCGTATCCAATTTCACCGAGGAGTTCCTGACCCGCCTGCTTGCCGAGACCGGCGTATTCCCGGCGGTCAACCAGGTGGAGCTGCACCCGTATTTTCCGCAGAAATCGCTCCTCGAGTTTCATCGTGAGCACGGCATCGCCACCGAAGCTTGGAGCCCCCTGGGCAAGCGTGCCGCGCCCTATAACGAGCCCGTGGTGGTTGAGATCGCCGCGGCCCACGGGGTCACCCCCGCGCAGGTGGTGCTGCGCTGGCACCTCGAGCGCGGGGTGGTGCCGCTGCCCAAATCGGCCTCGCCCGAGCGGCAGGCCGAGAACTTCGACGTCCTGGGCTTCTCGCTTGAGCGCTCCGAGATCGACGCGATCACCGCGCTCGGCCGCATCGATGGTCGTCTCTTCGGCGGCGACCCCAATACCCACGAGGAAATGTAG
- a CDS encoding lactococcin 972 family bacteriocin, whose amino-acid sequence MQKILAGTVIALVGSATILGIAAPASALHSEDAGGGTFEYGVEKFGGNTWISKSNYWHPSKKHRSTACYAYTHCRRSADAGPGDWAEAGIIFGGEAGARAYWYVY is encoded by the coding sequence ATGCAGAAAATACTCGCCGGAACCGTGATCGCACTCGTCGGTTCCGCCACCATCCTGGGCATCGCGGCGCCCGCATCCGCTCTCCACTCGGAGGACGCCGGCGGCGGTACGTTCGAATATGGCGTCGAGAAATTTGGCGGTAATACGTGGATCTCAAAGTCCAATTATTGGCATCCCTCGAAGAAGCATCGTTCAACCGCCTGCTACGCGTATACCCACTGCCGTCGATCGGCCGATGCCGGGCCCGGTGACTGGGCGGAGGCGGGAATCATCTTTGGGGGCGAGGCCGGCGCACGCGCGTACTGGTACGTATACTAA
- a CDS encoding cupin domain-containing protein, producing MTEPLRAERTTVDGAHIEWLDVPERARLLDLAPHPEGGWYRRTWTGGTPVDTAGGVRPAATLIHFLLPVGEQSLWHKVVSDEIWLWHGPGTLTLELGGTGEHPDIAESIRLGPDLEAGQVLQLLVPAGVWQRTLPAAEETLVSCVVSPGFSFEDWQLEK from the coding sequence ATGACTGAACCGCTGCGCGCCGAGCGCACCACCGTGGACGGCGCCCATATCGAGTGGCTGGATGTGCCCGAGCGGGCGCGGCTGCTTGATCTTGCGCCGCATCCCGAGGGCGGCTGGTATCGCCGCACCTGGACGGGCGGCACTCCCGTGGATACCGCGGGCGGGGTGCGTCCCGCGGCCACCCTGATCCATTTTCTGTTGCCCGTGGGGGAGCAATCGCTGTGGCATAAGGTCGTCTCCGATGAGATCTGGCTCTGGCACGGCCCGGGCACGCTGACCCTGGAGCTTGGCGGCACGGGCGAGCATCCCGACATCGCCGAGAGCATCCGGCTGGGCCCGGACCTGGAGGCGGGGCAGGTCCTTCAGCTGCTGGTGCCCGCGGGGGTATGGCAGCGCACGCTTCCCGCGGCCGAGGAGACGCTCGTGAGCTGCGTCGTGTCACCCGGTTTTAGCTTCGAGGACTGGCAGCTCGAAAAATGA
- a CDS encoding ABC transporter ATP-binding protein, whose product MSLILHGIGHRFPDSPWLFRGLDITLHPGSTYALTGPSGSGKSTLLGILAGWVEPAEGRLERGEDTTIGWIFQNPHGVARRSAADHVALPLLARGLSPRAADARARELLDRVGLRDRADRLFRELSGGEAQRLMLARGIASRPALLLVDEPTAQLDRVTAGTVNAALAATADEHTIVIVATHDAHTRDACDAQINLETGVEGEA is encoded by the coding sequence GTGTCGCTAATCCTGCACGGAATCGGGCACCGTTTTCCCGATTCCCCCTGGCTCTTCCGCGGGCTGGATATCACCCTTCACCCGGGCAGCACCTACGCGCTGACCGGTCCCTCCGGCTCCGGAAAAAGCACCCTCCTCGGGATCCTGGCCGGCTGGGTGGAGCCCGCCGAGGGTCGACTCGAACGCGGTGAGGACACCACCATCGGCTGGATTTTCCAGAACCCCCACGGCGTTGCCCGGCGCAGCGCCGCCGATCATGTAGCCCTGCCGCTCCTGGCACGCGGGCTCTCACCGCGCGCCGCCGACGCACGCGCCCGCGAACTCCTCGACCGGGTGGGGCTTCGTGACCGCGCCGACCGGCTCTTCCGCGAACTCTCCGGCGGCGAGGCCCAGCGGCTCATGCTCGCCCGCGGCATCGCCTCGCGCCCCGCCCTCCTGCTCGTGGACGAGCCCACAGCGCAGCTCGACCGCGTCACCGCGGGCACCGTGAACGCCGCGCTGGCCGCCACCGCCGATGAACATACCATCGTGATAGTGGCCACCCATGACGCCCATACCCGGGATGCCTGCGATGCACAGATAAACCTCGAGACCGGTGTGGAGGGCGAGGCATGA
- a CDS encoding LysE family translocator, translating to MNEQLLGAFFLVSLALVFTPGADWAYIFSHSRSRRDALLAVAGLLLGHLGHTLLAAAGLSLALSLIPGALSVLTLIGAGYLLWLGIATLRNLPSGLPGPAVTDPDAEALARPSMRSVLTRGFGTSGLNPKVILVYVSLIPQFISAAAPWPVGVQAATLGVIMLVNTALVYSALALFSVRVLAARPRVFRRVSLASGTLMILIATVLAGEQVIVALA from the coding sequence ATGAACGAGCAACTGCTCGGCGCATTTTTTCTGGTCAGCCTCGCGCTGGTATTCACCCCCGGGGCCGATTGGGCCTATATCTTCTCGCATAGCCGCTCGCGGCGCGATGCCCTGCTCGCGGTGGCGGGCCTGCTGCTGGGGCACCTCGGCCATACGCTCTTGGCCGCGGCCGGGCTGAGCCTCGCGCTCTCCCTCATCCCGGGGGCCCTCAGCGTGCTGACCCTGATCGGGGCCGGCTATCTGCTCTGGCTCGGAATCGCCACGCTGCGCAACCTGCCCTCGGGCCTGCCCGGGCCGGCCGTGACCGATCCCGATGCCGAGGCCCTGGCCCGCCCCAGCATGCGCTCCGTGCTCACCCGCGGCTTTGGTACCAGTGGGCTTAACCCCAAGGTGATCCTCGTTTATGTCTCGCTGATCCCGCAGTTCATCAGCGCCGCGGCCCCCTGGCCCGTGGGCGTGCAGGCGGCCACGCTGGGCGTCATCATGCTGGTGAATACCGCGCTGGTCTACTCGGCACTCGCGCTCTTCTCGGTGCGGGTGCTCGCGGCCAGGCCCCGCGTTTTTCGCCGCGTGAGCCTGGCCTCGGGCACCCTGATGATCCTGATCGCCACCGTGCTGGCCGGCGAACAGGTCATCGTGGCCCTCGCCTAG
- a CDS encoding S9 family peptidase: MADLTAPRAAREPHTRIHHGDTVIDNYEWLRAKEEPRVLEHLAAENAFTEASTAHLAPLRETIFEEIRSRTLETDLSVPARQGEWWYYARTIEGAQYPLQCRAPVADAQDWIPPLLEPGVPVPGEQILLDGNALAEGHEFFSLGSFDVSQDGHTLLYAVDIVGDERYVLSFLRLGGPGQSPQPLPETVENTSAGAFFSADGSRAYYTTVDDSWRPDTLWRHTLATAEAPGHDEKVFYEPDESFFLGAGLTRSGKYVAIAIGSSITSEWHLLDESVPGSEPRLIWPRTEGVEYEVEHAVIGGEDLLLIVHNSGAENFELVAVPADNPGTGPENATVVLPHRADVRLESVDAFEHFLAIDYRREGLTRLSVVPLDEHSTLDTLAPREVTFDEPLYTVGTAANPEWVQPTLRLGFGSLITPSTVYDLDVATGTLVLLKRQPVLGGYDPGEYQQAREWAVAEDGTRIPISLVWKRGAARPGPLELYGYGSYEASMDPSFSVARLSLLDRGVTFAIAHVRGGGEMGRAWYENGKTLTKKNTFSDFVACARHLIDAGYTTPETLVAEGGSAGGLLMGAVANLAPELFAGILAAVPFVDPLTSILDPELPLTVIEWDEWGNPLEGAEVYRYMKEYSPYENVREGVDYPRILAVTSLNDTRVLYVEPAKWVARLREVGAPVLLKTEMVAGHGGVTGRYNSWRERAFELAWILDVMGLAGRP, encoded by the coding sequence ATGGCTGATCTGACTGCTCCGCGGGCCGCCCGCGAGCCCCATACCCGCATCCACCACGGCGATACCGTGATCGATAATTATGAGTGGCTCCGGGCCAAGGAGGAGCCGCGGGTGCTGGAGCATCTCGCGGCGGAAAACGCCTTCACCGAGGCGAGCACCGCGCACCTCGCGCCGCTGCGCGAGACCATCTTTGAGGAGATCCGCTCGCGCACCCTGGAGACCGATCTCTCGGTTCCCGCGCGCCAGGGCGAGTGGTGGTATTACGCCCGCACGATCGAGGGTGCCCAGTATCCCCTGCAGTGCCGCGCCCCCGTGGCCGATGCACAAGACTGGATTCCGCCGCTGCTGGAGCCCGGGGTGCCCGTGCCCGGGGAGCAGATCCTGCTGGATGGCAACGCCCTCGCCGAGGGGCACGAGTTTTTCTCCCTCGGCTCCTTCGATGTGTCCCAGGACGGCCATACGCTGCTCTATGCCGTGGATATCGTGGGCGATGAGCGCTATGTGCTGAGCTTTTTGCGCCTCGGCGGCCCGGGGCAGTCCCCGCAGCCGCTCCCGGAAACCGTGGAAAACACCTCCGCGGGGGCGTTTTTCTCCGCCGATGGATCGCGCGCCTATTACACCACCGTGGACGATTCCTGGCGGCCCGATACGCTGTGGCGGCATACCCTCGCCACCGCCGAGGCGCCGGGCCACGACGAGAAGGTTTTTTATGAACCCGATGAGAGCTTTTTCCTCGGTGCGGGCCTGACCCGGAGTGGAAAATACGTGGCCATCGCGATTGGCTCCTCGATCACCTCCGAGTGGCACCTGCTGGACGAGAGTGTGCCCGGCTCCGAGCCGCGCCTGATCTGGCCGCGCACCGAGGGCGTGGAATATGAGGTGGAGCACGCGGTGATCGGCGGCGAGGACCTGCTGCTGATCGTGCATAATAGCGGTGCCGAAAACTTTGAGCTGGTGGCGGTGCCCGCCGATAACCCGGGAACGGGCCCCGAGAACGCCACGGTGGTACTCCCCCACCGCGCGGATGTGCGGCTGGAATCGGTGGACGCCTTTGAGCATTTCCTCGCGATCGACTATCGCCGCGAGGGCCTCACCCGGCTCTCGGTTGTGCCGCTGGATGAGCACAGCACGCTGGATACCCTCGCCCCGCGCGAGGTGACCTTCGATGAGCCCCTCTATACCGTGGGCACCGCCGCCAATCCGGAATGGGTGCAGCCCACGCTGCGGCTCGGCTTCGGCTCCCTGATCACCCCCTCCACGGTTTACGATCTGGACGTGGCCACGGGCACCCTGGTGCTGCTGAAGCGCCAGCCGGTGCTGGGCGGCTACGACCCGGGCGAATACCAGCAGGCGCGCGAGTGGGCGGTGGCCGAGGACGGCACGCGTATCCCCATTTCGCTGGTGTGGAAGCGCGGGGCCGCGCGCCCCGGCCCGCTGGAACTCTACGGCTATGGGTCCTATGAGGCCAGCATGGATCCGTCGTTCTCGGTGGCGCGGCTCTCGCTCCTGGACCGCGGCGTGACGTTTGCGATTGCGCATGTCCGCGGCGGCGGGGAGATGGGCCGGGCCTGGTATGAAAACGGCAAGACCCTCACCAAGAAAAACACGTTTAGCGATTTTGTGGCCTGCGCGCGGCACCTGATCGACGCCGGCTATACCACCCCGGAGACCCTCGTGGCCGAGGGCGGCAGCGCGGGCGGCCTGCTGATGGGCGCGGTGGCGAACCTCGCCCCCGAGCTTTTTGCCGGGATCCTCGCGGCCGTGCCGTTTGTGGATCCGCTCACCTCCATTCTGGATCCCGAGCTGCCGCTCACGGTGATCGAATGGGACGAGTGGGGCAACCCCCTGGAGGGCGCCGAGGTCTACCGCTATATGAAGGAATACTCGCCCTATGAAAACGTGCGCGAGGGCGTGGACTATCCGCGAATCCTCGCGGTGACCAGCCTCAACGATACCCGGGTGCTCTATGTGGAGCCCGCAAAATGGGTCGCGCGGCTGCGCGAGGTGGGCGCCCCGGTGCTCCTGAAAACCGAGATGGTGGCCGGGCACGGCGGGGTCACCGGCCGCTATAACTCCTGGCGCGAGCGCGCGTTTGAGCTGGCCTGGATCCTCGATGTGATGGGCCTCGCCGGGCGCCCCTAG
- a CDS encoding amino acid ABC transporter permease, with protein sequence MSVDTTSPSAIELERRAFRRTQNIRSVLISMVSTVVFAVVVWFAVINTDGWAEVQRSFFNWDVFVASFPAVLNGLWLNIRVLFFASIGIAIGATLLAVIRTLRGPVFFPLRVLAAGYTDIFRGIPLILVLYLVGFGLPGLDFLPRMPVEFWGSLALILTYSAYVSEVLRAGIEAVNPSQRMAARSLGLSHAKTLRLVVMPQAVRKVTPALMNDFVSIQKDVGLISVLGAVDAVRAAQIQVASTYSFTPYVVAGLLFILMSLPMIRLTDWYTARAQKREQIGGQI encoded by the coding sequence ATGAGTGTAGATACCACGTCTCCGAGCGCCATCGAGCTGGAACGGCGCGCGTTCCGACGCACCCAGAATATCCGCTCCGTCCTGATCAGCATGGTGTCAACCGTGGTGTTTGCGGTGGTGGTGTGGTTCGCCGTGATTAATACCGACGGCTGGGCCGAGGTTCAGCGGTCGTTCTTTAACTGGGACGTTTTTGTGGCGTCATTTCCCGCGGTTCTTAACGGGCTGTGGCTGAATATTCGGGTGCTGTTTTTTGCCTCGATTGGCATTGCGATTGGTGCCACGCTGCTTGCGGTGATCCGCACGCTGCGCGGCCCGGTATTTTTCCCGCTGCGGGTTTTGGCCGCGGGCTATACCGATATTTTCCGCGGTATTCCGCTGATTCTGGTGCTGTATCTGGTGGGCTTTGGCCTGCCCGGGCTGGACTTTTTGCCGCGGATGCCCGTGGAGTTTTGGGGATCGCTGGCGCTGATCCTCACCTATTCCGCCTATGTCTCCGAGGTGCTGCGCGCGGGTATCGAGGCCGTGAATCCCTCGCAGCGGATGGCCGCACGCTCGCTCGGGCTGAGCCACGCAAAGACCCTGCGCCTTGTGGTCATGCCGCAGGCGGTGCGCAAGGTCACCCCCGCCCTGATGAACGATTTTGTGTCTATTCAGAAGGATGTGGGCCTGATCTCGGTGCTGGGTGCGGTGGATGCCGTGCGCGCGGCGCAGATCCAGGTGGCCTCGACCTATAGCTTCACGCCCTATGTGGTGGCCGGACTGCTGTTTATCCTGATGAGTCTCCCGATGATTCGCCTCACCGATTGGTATACCGCCCGCGCCCAGAAGCGCGAGCAGATTGGTGGTCAGATTTGA
- a CDS encoding ABC transporter substrate-binding protein codes for MSRISVLRATILATVAATALVLSGCSSTPAAEGGSDTGLDTVTAGKLTVATGDPGYFPWIIDNDPSNGKGLESAVAYAVAEKLGFAKEDVVWTRTSFESAIAPGPKDWDLNMQQYTATDERRNAVDFSTPYYTTGQAVVTTEGSAAEGATSLADLRDLRIGVTVGSTSYSAAEDIIKPAAGVSPFNTNEDAVMALKTGQIDAIVVDTPVAFYVVGDQLEDNGLIVGLLGGATDGDELSIVLPKKSPLTTPVSEALDALRADGTLEKIATEWMADAGNTPILK; via the coding sequence ATGTCCCGTATTTCTGTTTTGCGTGCCACGATCCTCGCGACCGTGGCCGCCACCGCCCTGGTTCTGAGCGGCTGCAGCTCCACGCCTGCCGCCGAGGGTGGTTCCGATACCGGGCTGGACACCGTCACCGCGGGTAAGCTCACGGTGGCCACGGGAGACCCGGGATATTTCCCCTGGATCATCGATAACGATCCTTCCAATGGTAAGGGCCTCGAGTCCGCCGTGGCCTATGCCGTGGCCGAGAAGCTCGGCTTCGCCAAGGAGGACGTGGTGTGGACCCGCACCAGCTTCGAATCGGCCATCGCGCCGGGCCCGAAGGACTGGGACCTGAACATGCAGCAGTACACCGCGACCGATGAGCGTCGGAACGCCGTGGACTTCTCCACCCCGTATTACACCACCGGCCAGGCCGTGGTGACCACCGAGGGCAGCGCCGCCGAGGGGGCCACCTCGCTCGCCGACCTGCGCGATCTGCGGATCGGCGTGACCGTGGGCTCCACGAGCTATAGCGCCGCGGAGGACATCATCAAGCCCGCCGCCGGAGTCTCCCCGTTTAACACCAATGAGGATGCCGTGATGGCCCTGAAGACCGGCCAGATCGACGCGATTGTGGTGGACACCCCCGTGGCGTTTTATGTGGTCGGCGATCAGCTCGAGGATAACGGCCTGATTGTGGGCCTGCTGGGCGGCGCCACCGATGGCGATGAGCTCTCGATTGTCCTGCCGAAGAAGTCCCCGCTGACCACCCCCGTCTCCGAAGCCCTGGACGCACTGCGCGCCGATGGCACCCTGGAGAAGATCGCCACCGAGTGGATGGCCGATGCGGGTAACACTCCGATCCTGAAGTAA
- a CDS encoding Lrp/AsnC family transcriptional regulator, whose translation MDEIDWQILAELQEDGRLSITDLAARVGLSVSPCHRRVRALEETGVIRGYRAVPDPAAAGFGFEAVVFVYMARTDKDTVVDLESRLAAIPEIIEAERLFGEPDFLLRIVTASLETYQALYDEVLTALPGVEKVRSTIVMRHVVAERGLPARPRQAP comes from the coding sequence ATGGACGAGATTGATTGGCAGATTCTTGCCGAGCTACAGGAGGATGGCCGGCTGAGCATCACCGATCTGGCCGCGCGCGTGGGGCTCAGCGTCTCGCCGTGCCATCGCCGGGTGCGGGCACTGGAGGAAACGGGCGTGATCCGCGGCTATCGCGCGGTGCCCGATCCGGCCGCCGCGGGCTTCGGTTTTGAGGCCGTGGTTTTTGTCTATATGGCACGCACCGATAAGGACACCGTGGTGGACCTGGAGTCCCGCCTCGCCGCGATACCCGAGATCATCGAGGCCGAACGTCTCTTTGGGGAACCCGATTTTTTGCTGCGCATCGTCACCGCGAGCCTGGAAACCTATCAGGCGCTCTATGACGAGGTGCTCACCGCCCTGCCGGGCGTGGAAAAGGTGCGCTCCACCATCGTGATGCGCCACGTCGTGGCCGAGCGCGGCCTCCCGGCCCGCCCGCGCCAGGCTCCATAA